A genomic segment from Pollutimonas thiosulfatoxidans encodes:
- a CDS encoding flagellar protein FliT produces the protein MSKPSTILRQYEVIAAITSRMLKEARADHWDEVIVLGAQYQEAVETLRGINILSDEDRAARRQLLARILDDDAHIRLLAAPELSRLGRLLGDIKRQHTVLQAYCAPSLKQ, from the coding sequence ATGAGCAAACCGTCGACCATCTTGCGCCAATACGAAGTCATCGCAGCGATCACCAGTCGTATGCTTAAAGAGGCGCGCGCCGACCACTGGGACGAAGTCATTGTCCTGGGCGCGCAATACCAGGAAGCGGTCGAAACACTGCGCGGTATTAACATCCTTAGCGATGAAGATCGAGCGGCGCGGCGCCAGTTGCTGGCCCGCATTCTGGATGACGACGCCCATATCCGGCTACTGGCCGCACCCGAGCTTAGCCGCCTGGGCCGCCTGCTGGGCGACATCAAGCGGCAACACACGGTATTACAGGCTTACTGCGCGCCGTCGCTTAAGCAATGA
- a CDS encoding EscU/YscU/HrcU family type III secretion system export apparatus switch protein, whose product MTSKRHALNDGRPTAVAITYDKKDAAPRVVAKGYGTLAENIIRTAKEHGLHVHESPELVGLLMQVDLDAHIPPELYLAIAELLAWLYALEGETLDAPA is encoded by the coding sequence ATGACCAGCAAACGCCACGCCCTGAACGATGGAAGACCCACCGCCGTCGCCATCACCTACGACAAGAAGGATGCCGCGCCACGGGTGGTGGCCAAAGGCTATGGAACGCTGGCCGAGAACATCATACGCACGGCGAAAGAGCACGGACTGCACGTGCATGAATCGCCGGAGCTTGTGGGTTTGTTGATGCAAGTCGACCTGGATGCGCACATCCCGCCTGAACTTTATTTGGCCATCGCAGAATTGCTGGCCTGGTTATACGCCCTGGAAGGCGAGACGCTGGACGCGCCCGCTTAA
- the fliI gene encoding flagellar protein export ATPase FliI, producing MNAATELLLSPAARWQAQLEAAERRVAGTESWHASGRITRATGLVLEATGLRLAVGAACKIEIAPGRNHWADAEVVGFHGDTLYLMPQSDISGLPPGARVVPVEPSIQRRVPLPRHVSDDHRAPAVLSRHLPVGDGLLGRVLDGAGRPLDGLGALENVRPAPLGAAPINPLERAPIDTVLDVGVRAINGLLTVGRGQRMGLFAGSGVGKSVLLGMMARYTQADVIVVGLIGERGREVKEFIEHNLGPEGLKRSVVVAAPADVSPLLRLQGAVYATRLAEYFRDDGKHVLLIMDSLTRYAMAQREIALAIGEPPATKGYPPSVFAKLPSLVERAGNGAQVDDRPAGSITAFYTVLTEGDDQQDPIADSARAILDGHVVLSRSLAESGHYPAIDIEASISRVMSAIIPADQFTLVHRFKQMLSRYQRNHDLIAVGAYTPGNDPKIDEAIEKYPWLEAYLQQGIETRVDYPAAAGELNMLLGGGAAPTQADHQLHLNHG from the coding sequence ATGAACGCCGCCACCGAACTGCTGTTGTCGCCTGCAGCCCGCTGGCAAGCGCAGTTGGAGGCGGCCGAGCGCCGCGTTGCCGGCACCGAATCATGGCACGCCAGCGGCCGCATTACCCGCGCAACGGGCCTGGTGCTGGAAGCCACGGGCCTGCGCCTGGCAGTGGGTGCCGCCTGCAAAATAGAGATAGCACCGGGTCGCAACCATTGGGCCGACGCCGAGGTGGTCGGCTTTCATGGCGACACGCTCTATCTAATGCCGCAAAGCGACATCTCGGGCTTGCCGCCCGGCGCGCGTGTCGTGCCGGTGGAGCCATCGATACAGCGGCGTGTGCCGCTGCCCCGCCACGTCAGCGACGATCATCGCGCGCCAGCCGTGCTATCGCGCCACCTGCCTGTGGGCGACGGCTTGCTGGGCCGCGTACTGGACGGTGCCGGCCGGCCGCTGGACGGTCTGGGGGCGCTGGAGAACGTGCGCCCTGCTCCCTTGGGCGCAGCGCCCATCAACCCGCTGGAACGCGCGCCCATAGACACCGTTCTGGATGTGGGCGTACGGGCGATCAATGGTTTGTTGACCGTGGGACGCGGCCAGCGCATGGGACTGTTTGCAGGTTCGGGGGTCGGTAAAAGCGTACTGCTGGGCATGATGGCCCGGTATACCCAGGCCGATGTCATTGTGGTGGGGCTAATCGGCGAGCGCGGTCGCGAGGTGAAGGAATTCATCGAGCATAACCTGGGGCCGGAAGGATTGAAGCGCTCGGTGGTGGTAGCGGCGCCTGCCGATGTTTCGCCATTGCTGCGGCTGCAAGGCGCTGTATACGCGACCCGCCTGGCCGAATATTTTCGCGATGATGGCAAGCATGTATTGCTGATCATGGATTCGCTCACCCGTTATGCCATGGCCCAGCGCGAGATCGCGCTGGCCATCGGCGAGCCGCCGGCCACCAAGGGTTACCCGCCTTCGGTCTTTGCCAAGTTGCCGTCGCTGGTCGAGCGTGCCGGCAATGGCGCGCAAGTCGACGACCGCCCCGCCGGCTCCATTACCGCTTTCTACACCGTCTTGACCGAAGGCGACGATCAACAGGATCCCATTGCCGATTCGGCGCGTGCCATTCTGGACGGTCACGTGGTGCTGTCACGCAGCCTGGCTGAATCGGGCCACTACCCCGCCATCGATATCGAGGCGTCAATATCGCGCGTGATGTCCGCGATTATTCCCGCCGACCAATTCACGCTGGTACACCGCTTCAAGCAGATGTTGTCGCGCTACCAGCGTAATCACGATTTGATCGCCGTAGGCGCTTATACGCCGGGCAACGACCCGAAGATCGACGAAGCGATTGAAAAATACCCCTGGCTGGAAGCGTATCTGCAGCAGGGTATCGAGACTCGTGTCGACTATCCGGCAGCCGCCGGCGAGTTGAACATGCTGCTGGGCGGCGGCGCGGCGCCGACGCAGGCGGATCATCAACTGCATCTGAACCATGGCTAA
- a CDS encoding flagellar protein FlaG: protein MKVTAADESLSSGSATTGQRQQDLPAGMDPLGEALEALNGSMKAWATGMRFDVDPEAQRVVVSIIDSETGDVLRTVPTDAVIRVAKMIVQLQGRSIDTTA, encoded by the coding sequence GTGAAGGTAACTGCCGCAGACGAATCACTAAGCAGTGGCAGCGCCACGACGGGCCAGCGGCAGCAAGACCTGCCTGCAGGCATGGATCCGCTGGGCGAAGCGCTGGAAGCCCTGAATGGCAGCATGAAAGCCTGGGCCACCGGCATGCGTTTCGATGTAGACCCCGAAGCGCAGCGCGTGGTGGTGTCGATTATAGACAGTGAAACGGGCGACGTACTGCGCACGGTACCGACGGATGCGGTGATCCGGGTGGCAAAAATGATCGTGCAGTTGCAGGGGCGCAGCATAGACACAACGGCCTAA
- the fliE gene encoding flagellar hook-basal body complex protein FliE — protein MAIQNLSAIENMLSQMRAVAQAASSSPAPTKGASANTGGFAAELARSLERVSTLQNDAAAQGRAFQMGVGDASLNDVMIDMQKASIAFQATVQVRNRLVAAYQEIASMPV, from the coding sequence ATGGCCATACAAAACTTGTCTGCAATCGAAAACATGCTGTCGCAGATGCGCGCCGTTGCCCAGGCAGCGTCGTCCTCGCCGGCCCCCACCAAGGGCGCGAGCGCCAATACCGGGGGCTTTGCCGCCGAGCTGGCTCGTTCGCTGGAGCGCGTATCTACACTGCAGAATGATGCCGCCGCGCAAGGCCGCGCATTTCAGATGGGTGTGGGCGATGCGTCGCTTAACGACGTGATGATAGACATGCAGAAAGCCAGCATTGCCTTCCAGGCAACGGTGCAGGTGCGCAACCGCCTGGTTGCCGCGTATCAGGAAATAGCCAGCATGCCGGTTTAA
- the fliD gene encoding flagellar filament capping protein FliD, whose product MAISSIGVGAGLPLDELLDQLRSAENKPLELLKSRAASVQSRLSGYGTIKSSIEALKTAAEALGKADTFGALKTSVAGEAFTATASTKAIAGNYNIKVNTLASGQSLTSDPQADRNVKLATGKVDVTVTLADGTETTLSLDAADTSMEGIVKAINEKSGLGVSATLVNDGKETPQHYMLLTAKGTGTEAAIASITVAANEANPALDVSQVNNLMAYDKVAATGAFTETEAANASISINGIDIESQTNTIADAIEGVTLTLLKTTEADKPQALSITRDDAVTSKAINSFVSAYNNLQGIIKTLTSYDVASQNSSALTGDSLARNVQSQIRDALNAANSSGAMGSLSQMGITTDPKTGTLKVDNDKLDAALKDNMPDVQKFFASETGLSKRIGAVADNFVKTGGLIGTATTSMTNSLKNLEDQYDTALGRIDAKMEAYRKQFTQLDVMMAQMNSVSSYLTQQLSMLGNIGKEK is encoded by the coding sequence ATGGCTATTTCATCTATCGGCGTCGGTGCAGGGTTACCCCTTGACGAATTGCTGGACCAACTACGTAGCGCCGAGAACAAGCCGCTGGAACTGCTTAAGTCCAGGGCAGCCTCCGTGCAAAGCCGCCTTTCCGGTTACGGGACAATCAAGAGCTCCATCGAAGCCTTGAAGACCGCTGCCGAGGCGCTGGGCAAGGCGGACACATTCGGCGCGCTGAAAACCAGCGTGGCTGGTGAGGCCTTTACCGCCACGGCGTCGACCAAGGCAATTGCGGGCAACTACAACATCAAGGTCAATACGCTGGCCTCCGGGCAAAGCCTGACCAGCGATCCGCAGGCAGACCGCAACGTCAAACTGGCCACCGGCAAGGTCGACGTTACTGTGACGCTAGCCGACGGCACCGAAACCACGCTGAGCCTGGATGCGGCCGACACCAGCATGGAAGGCATCGTAAAAGCCATTAACGAAAAATCCGGCCTGGGCGTAAGCGCTACGCTGGTCAACGACGGCAAGGAAACCCCGCAGCACTATATGTTGCTGACTGCCAAGGGTACGGGCACGGAAGCCGCCATCGCCAGCATCACGGTCGCTGCCAACGAGGCAAACCCCGCTCTTGATGTCAGCCAAGTCAACAACCTGATGGCTTATGACAAGGTTGCAGCAACCGGCGCCTTCACTGAAACTGAAGCGGCCAATGCCTCCATAAGCATCAACGGCATCGACATCGAAAGCCAGACCAACACCATAGCGGACGCCATTGAAGGCGTTACGCTGACACTGCTGAAGACGACGGAAGCCGACAAGCCGCAGGCGCTTTCCATAACGCGCGACGATGCCGTCACGTCCAAGGCCATTAATAGCTTCGTCAGCGCCTACAACAACCTGCAGGGCATTATCAAGACGCTTACGTCCTACGATGTAGCTAGCCAGAACAGCAGTGCGCTGACTGGCGACAGCTTGGCGCGCAACGTGCAAAGCCAGATCCGCGATGCCCTGAACGCGGCGAACTCATCAGGCGCCATGGGCAGCCTGTCGCAAATGGGTATCACCACCGACCCCAAGACCGGCACGCTGAAAGTGGACAACGACAAGCTTGATGCAGCGCTGAAAGACAATATGCCTGATGTGCAGAAGTTCTTTGCCAGCGAAACAGGTTTGTCCAAGCGGATAGGTGCAGTGGCAGACAACTTCGTCAAGACTGGTGGGCTTATCGGCACAGCCACGACCAGCATGACAAACTCGCTGAAGAACCTGGAAGACCAGTACGACACAGCGCTGGGCCGCATCGACGCCAAGATGGAAGCCTACCGCAAGCAGTTCACGCAACTGGATGTCATGATGGCGCAGATGAATTCCGTCAGCAGTTATCTGACACAGCAGCTTTCCATGCTGGGCAATATAGGTAAGGAAAAATGA
- the fliK gene encoding flagellar hook-length control protein FliK has protein sequence MSVGGPSPLGTLLVQRLDAVLGTTLSAQANIVSGARPDAVAQPGSAERAEAAKNETVRHPREAVERATAHTEQNARNAIDKARLEARNAALLLARGGPNTATTPSAPTTLGHAAKTILALLANYPDLTASVQGRQPLLDRGTQQGTAGRGAGSTAGNASTGAPAGSSSPAAGASRGAGAEAAQSGSNTAGATAGRAGSAAAAAVSGGVLPQGSGLVVAQLAAALSRAVQTSGMFYESHLANLAFGKQSVAQLLQEPQAQIGRPAGQAGNPGTASGNPGSATSQAGTAAATSGQAAPASAEAASAASTSGRGAEALGSQTGNAAAPASPGANPNTVIPGLDPQAHVLVRQQLEVLANQTFGWRGEAWPGAPIEWEVGRREPQDGEAADATDHWATRLTLNLPGLGQVQARLNLAGKQLVMHLVSPQSADLLDTHAEALRSRYSAQGLQLSQLSIVSEEDRDTSEPIPEAPAT, from the coding sequence ATGAGCGTGGGCGGGCCGTCGCCGCTGGGCACGCTGCTGGTGCAGCGCCTTGACGCGGTGCTGGGCACTACGCTTTCAGCGCAAGCCAACATCGTATCGGGCGCCAGGCCCGATGCCGTCGCGCAGCCGGGCAGCGCCGAACGCGCCGAAGCCGCAAAGAACGAAACCGTCCGCCACCCACGCGAAGCGGTGGAACGCGCCACGGCGCATACCGAACAAAACGCCCGCAATGCCATCGACAAGGCCAGACTGGAAGCGCGCAATGCCGCCCTACTGCTGGCTCGCGGCGGACCCAACACCGCCACGACGCCATCAGCGCCGACCACGCTGGGCCATGCCGCCAAAACCATCCTCGCGTTGTTGGCCAACTATCCGGATCTGACGGCGTCTGTCCAGGGGCGCCAACCCTTGCTCGATCGTGGTACGCAGCAAGGCACCGCTGGCCGAGGCGCTGGCTCTACCGCCGGCAATGCATCCACCGGTGCACCTGCTGGCTCGAGCAGCCCAGCAGCCGGTGCCAGTCGGGGTGCTGGCGCCGAGGCAGCTCAAAGCGGATCAAATACAGCCGGCGCTACAGCGGGTCGCGCAGGTAGTGCCGCTGCCGCGGCTGTCAGCGGTGGCGTACTGCCCCAAGGCAGCGGCCTGGTCGTGGCTCAGCTGGCTGCCGCCCTGTCACGTGCGGTACAGACTAGCGGCATGTTTTACGAATCGCATCTGGCAAACCTGGCTTTCGGCAAGCAAAGTGTGGCGCAGTTACTGCAAGAGCCGCAAGCACAGATAGGTCGGCCGGCCGGTCAGGCTGGCAATCCAGGCACTGCAAGCGGTAATCCAGGAAGCGCGACCAGCCAAGCCGGTACCGCAGCTGCTACCAGCGGCCAGGCGGCACCGGCTTCAGCAGAAGCAGCGTCCGCCGCCAGCACTTCGGGGCGTGGCGCTGAAGCCCTGGGCTCGCAAACCGGCAACGCGGCCGCCCCGGCTTCGCCGGGCGCTAACCCCAACACCGTCATACCGGGGCTAGACCCGCAAGCCCATGTGCTGGTACGCCAGCAGCTGGAAGTACTGGCCAATCAGACTTTCGGATGGCGCGGCGAGGCCTGGCCCGGTGCACCGATAGAATGGGAAGTCGGCCGCCGTGAACCGCAAGACGGCGAGGCAGCCGACGCCACCGACCATTGGGCCACCCGTCTTACCCTTAACCTGCCCGGCTTGGGCCAGGTACAAGCCAGGTTGAATCTGGCCGGCAAGCAATTGGTCATGCATTTGGTGTCGCCACAATCGGCGGACTTGCTGGACACTCATGCCGAGGCACTGCGCAGCCGCTATAGCGCGCAAGGCCTGCAATTAAGCCAGTTGTCCATTGTTTCCGAAGAAGACCGCGATACCAGCGAACCCATCCCGGAAGCGCCGGCAACATGA
- the fliH gene encoding flagellar assembly protein FliH, with translation MSNKSNAESRAAESWQRWEMSAFDKPVKVKAAAVPATPAPDPAVLLQEVQRLRDAAKKRGHAEGYADGHAQGLEAGTLEGNKQGRQEGYEAGFSAGHSEGREQSSKEAAALHALATSAAASIGTLEADMGQALIALAIRIAEQVLRSTLDAHPEKIQDLVRDILQMEAGKEAVLHLRVNPADAELVQQCLDEDPGASKWRLITDTSINRGGCIAQTALGNIDATLQTRWQRVTSSLGHGEPSEHD, from the coding sequence ATGTCTAACAAGTCCAACGCTGAATCCCGGGCTGCCGAATCCTGGCAGCGGTGGGAGATGTCGGCCTTCGACAAACCTGTCAAGGTCAAGGCGGCGGCCGTCCCGGCCACGCCGGCGCCCGACCCCGCTGTCTTGCTCCAGGAAGTGCAGCGTCTGCGCGACGCCGCAAAGAAGCGCGGCCATGCCGAGGGCTACGCCGACGGCCATGCACAAGGGCTGGAAGCGGGCACCCTGGAGGGAAACAAGCAGGGCCGCCAGGAAGGATACGAAGCAGGGTTCAGTGCCGGCCACAGCGAGGGACGCGAGCAGTCCAGCAAGGAAGCCGCGGCACTTCACGCCTTGGCAACCTCGGCCGCAGCGTCTATCGGCACCCTGGAAGCCGATATGGGCCAGGCACTGATCGCGCTGGCCATCCGCATTGCAGAGCAAGTGCTGCGCAGCACCCTGGACGCCCATCCGGAAAAAATCCAGGACCTGGTGCGCGACATCCTGCAGATGGAAGCGGGCAAGGAAGCCGTGCTGCATCTGCGCGTCAACCCTGCCGACGCCGAACTTGTGCAGCAGTGCCTGGACGAAGACCCCGGCGCCAGCAAATGGCGCTTGATCACCGATACTTCCATTAACCGGGGCGGCTGCATCGCGCAGACGGCGCTCGGCAATATCGACGCCACGCTGCAAACGCGTTGGCAACGGGTCACCTCGTCGCTCGGTCATGGCGAGCCGTCGGAGCACGACTGA
- the fliF gene encoding flagellar basal-body MS-ring/collar protein FliF, with the protein MTAAAQLLTRYPMLAKANALPKPVQLGAAAAIVAVLVVLLMWARTPDYRVLFSNLADRDGGAIVAALAQANVPYRLSDNGNAILVPSDKVHEVRLQLAQQGLPRSGETGFELMDQTRFGASQFTEQINYQRALEGELVSSIQAMHAVQDARVHLAIPRESLFVRDRQPPTASVLLTLYPGRSLSDAQVSAITWLVSSSVPHLTADKVSVVDQNGRLLTAISGEAGADGTRRNLVNDIEQRTVQRILTLITPLVGAGNVRAQVSADVDFSQREQTSEVYRPNQKPGEATVRSEQTSASVQNNVLPPEGIPGALTNQPPLNPVAPIVAPPAPGANPAAPNPNAANPPNANEGANPIGNVLAGGSGLQQGTGSSRSDATINYEVDRTISHIKDPLGTLRRLSVAVVVNYRDLDGELAPLPEEELAKLNDLVKQAMGYSADRGDTLSVVNSQFSDAGPQSVPVWENPVYLDYAMQLLKYLLIGIGLLFVWRVIIKPLLADNEENKLKRQAEAELEELNREAALAAQRRASEMSRYEENLNTARTMAEKDPRAVAMVLRSWMEKKDGNR; encoded by the coding sequence ATGACCGCAGCGGCGCAGTTGTTGACCCGATACCCCATGCTGGCCAAGGCGAACGCCTTGCCCAAGCCCGTACAACTGGGCGCGGCAGCCGCGATCGTGGCCGTGCTGGTCGTGCTGCTGATGTGGGCGCGTACCCCAGACTACCGCGTGCTGTTTTCCAATCTGGCCGACCGCGACGGTGGCGCCATCGTGGCGGCACTGGCACAGGCCAACGTGCCTTACCGCTTGTCGGATAACGGCAATGCCATCCTGGTGCCGAGCGACAAGGTGCATGAGGTACGGTTGCAATTGGCGCAGCAAGGTTTGCCGCGCAGCGGTGAGACCGGCTTTGAACTGATGGACCAAACGCGCTTTGGCGCCAGTCAGTTCACCGAGCAGATCAATTACCAGCGCGCGCTGGAAGGCGAGCTGGTCAGTTCCATACAGGCCATGCATGCCGTGCAGGACGCCCGCGTCCACCTGGCGATTCCGCGTGAATCGCTGTTTGTGCGTGATCGCCAACCGCCTACGGCTTCCGTATTGCTGACCTTGTATCCGGGTCGCAGCCTGAGCGACGCTCAGGTTTCGGCAATCACCTGGCTGGTATCTTCCAGCGTGCCACACCTGACGGCCGACAAGGTGTCCGTGGTGGACCAGAACGGCCGTCTGCTGACAGCGATTTCCGGCGAAGCCGGGGCCGACGGCACGCGTCGCAACCTGGTCAACGACATCGAGCAACGCACGGTCCAGCGCATACTTACGCTGATCACCCCGCTGGTGGGGGCAGGCAACGTGCGCGCCCAGGTCAGCGCTGACGTGGACTTTTCGCAGCGTGAGCAAACGTCCGAGGTGTATCGACCCAATCAGAAGCCGGGCGAAGCGACGGTGCGCAGCGAGCAGACCAGCGCATCGGTACAGAACAATGTGTTGCCGCCCGAAGGCATCCCTGGTGCGCTGACGAATCAGCCGCCACTGAATCCCGTGGCGCCTATCGTTGCCCCGCCGGCACCGGGCGCAAACCCGGCAGCGCCTAACCCCAATGCCGCCAACCCGCCCAACGCCAACGAAGGCGCAAACCCCATAGGCAATGTCCTGGCCGGCGGCTCAGGCTTGCAGCAAGGCACCGGCAGCAGCCGCAGCGATGCCACCATCAACTACGAGGTCGATCGCACCATCAGTCACATCAAGGATCCGCTGGGCACCTTGCGCCGCTTGTCCGTGGCCGTGGTCGTCAACTATCGCGATCTTGATGGCGAACTTGCACCGCTGCCGGAAGAAGAACTGGCCAAGCTTAACGATCTGGTAAAGCAGGCCATGGGGTATTCGGCCGACCGGGGCGACACACTAAGCGTGGTCAACAGCCAGTTCAGCGATGCCGGGCCGCAGTCCGTACCGGTCTGGGAAAACCCCGTATACCTGGACTACGCCATGCAATTGCTTAAGTACCTGTTGATTGGGATTGGCCTGCTGTTTGTCTGGCGCGTAATCATCAAGCCGCTGCTGGCGGACAACGAAGAAAACAAGCTCAAGCGTCAGGCGGAAGCCGAGCTGGAAGAACTCAATCGTGAAGCCGCCCTGGCAGCTCAGCGTCGCGCCTCTGAAATGAGCCGCTACGAAGAAAACCTGAATACCGCTCGCACCATGGCAGAGAAAGACCCACGTGCGGTCGCCATGGTCTTGCGCTCGTGGATGGAAAAGAAAGATGGCAATCGCTGA
- the fliS gene encoding flagellar export chaperone FliS yields the protein MSYPPSRGLRRQHSVQAYANIGLETEVLSASPEHLITLLFDGARAAIMKARLHMQNDNIEGRGMALSKAIDIVDSGLKASVDQETGGELAKNLIATYELIIRNLLLANLEADMQKLDLAERLLVDIATAWREAVDPLPLEAAIG from the coding sequence ATGAGCTATCCCCCCTCTCGCGGCCTAAGACGCCAGCATTCTGTCCAGGCTTATGCCAACATTGGCCTGGAAACAGAAGTGCTTAGCGCCAGCCCTGAACACCTGATCACCCTGCTGTTCGACGGCGCTCGCGCCGCGATCATGAAGGCGCGCCTGCATATGCAGAACGACAACATCGAAGGTCGCGGCATGGCCTTGTCGAAGGCTATCGACATCGTGGACTCGGGCCTGAAAGCCAGTGTGGACCAGGAAACGGGCGGCGAGCTGGCAAAAAACCTGATCGCCACTTACGAATTGATCATCCGTAATCTGTTGTTGGCTAACCTTGAAGCCGATATGCAGAAGCTGGACTTGGCGGAACGCTTGCTGGTGGATATTGCCACCGCCTGGCGCGAAGCTGTGGATCCACTGCCGCTGGAGGCAGCCATAGGCTAA
- the fliG gene encoding flagellar motor switch protein FliG produces the protein MAIADSDLDRCAVLVMSLGEDAAGEVFKYLSSREVQQIGGAMANLKQVTRGDVDEVLEDFRQEADQFLAVTLGSDDYIRSVLTKALGTDRAAGLIEDILEAGDGGNGIDALNWLDANSVAELIAQEHPQIIATILVHLERDRSSAVLALLNERLRNDVMLRIATFGGVQPAALSELTDVLNDMLSGQGAKRSKMGGVRTAAEILNFMSSNEEDAVVASLRELDADLAQRIVDEMFVFENLAETEDTAIQYILKEIDTTALTIALKGAPEELREKFFKNMSNRAAEMLRDDLDAQGPVRMSKVEEEQKNILQVARKLAEAGQITLGRPGNDEYV, from the coding sequence ATGGCAATCGCTGATTCCGACCTGGACCGTTGCGCTGTCCTGGTGATGTCGCTGGGCGAAGACGCCGCCGGCGAAGTATTCAAATATCTGTCTTCTCGCGAAGTGCAGCAGATAGGCGGCGCCATGGCCAATCTGAAACAGGTCACACGCGGCGACGTTGACGAGGTGCTGGAAGACTTCCGTCAGGAGGCCGATCAGTTCCTGGCAGTTACCCTGGGCTCGGATGACTACATCCGGTCAGTCCTGACCAAGGCACTGGGCACCGACAGGGCCGCCGGCCTGATCGAAGATATTCTTGAAGCCGGCGACGGCGGCAACGGCATCGATGCGCTGAACTGGCTGGACGCCAACAGCGTGGCCGAGCTGATCGCCCAAGAGCACCCGCAGATCATCGCAACGATATTGGTGCATCTGGAGCGCGATCGCTCGTCGGCCGTGCTGGCTTTGTTGAATGAACGCCTGCGCAACGATGTCATGCTGCGCATAGCCACCTTCGGTGGCGTGCAGCCTGCCGCCCTTAGCGAACTGACCGATGTCCTGAATGACATGCTGTCCGGCCAGGGCGCCAAGCGCAGCAAGATGGGTGGGGTACGCACGGCGGCCGAGATACTGAACTTCATGAGTTCGAACGAAGAGGATGCCGTGGTGGCCAGCCTGCGCGAACTCGATGCCGATCTGGCGCAGCGCATTGTGGACGAAATGTTCGTCTTCGAGAACCTGGCCGAAACCGAAGACACCGCCATCCAGTACATCCTGAAGGAAATCGACACCACGGCGCTCACCATTGCCCTGAAGGGCGCGCCGGAAGAGCTGCGCGAGAAGTTCTTCAAGAATATGTCCAACCGAGCGGCCGAGATGCTGCGCGACGACCTGGACGCCCAAGGACCTGTACGTATGTCCAAGGTCGAGGAAGAACAAAAGAACATCCTGCAGGTAGCGCGCAAGCTCGCCGAGGCCGGCCAGATTACGCTGGGCCGCCCCGGAAACGACGAGTATGTCTAA
- a CDS encoding RNA polymerase sigma factor FliA: MSSTEDRLVGQYAPLVRRLALQLVAKLPASVEVDDLMQAGMMGLLDAVRRYQQTADAQFETYAVTRIRGAMLDELRSQDWLPRSVRSKTRTIEQAIHALTHRLLRAPTETEIAEEMDMPLPQYQQLLEEARGVQIIHYEDLTRQGDDADFALDRSASGGGASPSAHWSNPLNQLMAQGLRHALVEAIKGLPEREQLLLSLQFEQDLNQKEIGAVMGVTEGRVSQLRSQAVARIRATLAQSDWHENPGEAEYQALL, encoded by the coding sequence ATGTCTAGCACCGAAGACCGACTTGTCGGGCAGTACGCCCCCTTGGTGCGCCGCCTGGCCCTGCAGCTTGTTGCCAAGCTGCCGGCCAGCGTAGAGGTCGACGACCTGATGCAAGCCGGCATGATGGGCCTGCTGGACGCCGTACGGCGCTACCAGCAAACCGCTGATGCCCAGTTTGAAACCTACGCCGTCACCCGCATACGGGGCGCCATGCTGGACGAACTGCGCAGCCAGGACTGGTTGCCGCGCAGCGTGCGCAGCAAGACCCGGACGATAGAGCAGGCCATACACGCGCTGACCCACCGACTGCTGCGCGCCCCCACCGAGACGGAAATTGCCGAAGAAATGGACATGCCGTTGCCTCAGTACCAACAACTGCTGGAAGAGGCGCGCGGCGTGCAGATTATCCATTACGAAGACCTGACGCGGCAGGGCGACGATGCGGACTTTGCCCTGGACCGCAGCGCGTCCGGCGGTGGCGCGAGCCCCTCGGCACACTGGTCCAACCCCTTGAATCAATTGATGGCGCAAGGTTTGCGACACGCCTTGGTGGAAGCCATAAAAGGCCTGCCCGAGCGAGAGCAGCTATTGCTGTCCCTTCAGTTCGAGCAAGATCTGAACCAAAAAGAAATCGGCGCGGTGATGGGCGTGACAGAAGGGCGGGTGTCGCAACTGCGGTCACAAGCTGTGGCACGCATACGCGCCACTCTGGCGCAGAGCGACTGGCATGAAAACCCGGGCGAAGCCGAGTATCAGGCCTTGTTGTAG